The following proteins are co-located in the Rhodococcus opacus B4 genome:
- a CDS encoding SDR family NAD(P)-dependent oxidoreductase yields MKLQDKVAVITGGGSGLGRQGAQLFASEGAKVAVVDIDGDRAEQTAKLVEQQGGTAIAITADVSDEAAVYRSVETTVEQFGKLDIMWANAGVVSRGGVPSVAGGEHVEFQDLTDADWQHVLGVNLSGVVYSCKAAVPAMRANGGGTILATSSAASFAAYHSIAMYSATKAGVNGLVRGLSLDLGRYGIRVNALAPTHGMSPNFLMGPGTPVIGQSYEETAGPWDPGVSPIPLKLQRPPSLVDNAKVALFLVSDDSAYISGLTLPATDGGTLSRVAMMFEEDTPTPTLPVD; encoded by the coding sequence ATGAAACTTCAGGACAAAGTCGCCGTCATCACCGGAGGTGGGTCCGGGCTCGGGCGCCAGGGTGCGCAGTTGTTCGCATCGGAAGGTGCGAAGGTGGCGGTCGTCGACATCGACGGCGACCGGGCTGAACAGACCGCGAAACTGGTTGAGCAGCAGGGTGGAACGGCTATCGCCATCACCGCCGACGTGAGTGACGAGGCGGCCGTCTACCGCAGCGTAGAGACCACCGTCGAACAGTTCGGCAAGCTCGACATCATGTGGGCCAACGCGGGTGTCGTCTCCCGTGGCGGAGTCCCGTCGGTGGCGGGCGGCGAACACGTGGAGTTCCAGGACCTCACGGATGCCGACTGGCAGCACGTTCTCGGAGTGAACCTGAGCGGCGTCGTGTACTCCTGTAAGGCCGCGGTGCCGGCGATGCGGGCCAACGGCGGCGGCACCATCCTGGCGACGTCGTCTGCGGCGTCCTTCGCCGCCTATCACAGCATCGCGATGTACTCGGCGACGAAGGCCGGCGTCAACGGCCTGGTCCGCGGACTCAGTCTGGATCTCGGGCGCTACGGGATTCGCGTCAACGCCCTCGCCCCCACGCACGGAATGTCCCCGAACTTCCTGATGGGCCCGGGAACCCCGGTGATCGGCCAGTCCTATGAGGAGACGGCGGGACCGTGGGATCCGGGTGTCTCGCCGATTCCGCTCAAGCTCCAGCGACCGCCGTCGCTCGTCGACAACGCGAAGGTCGCACTCTTCCTCGTGTCGGACGACTCCGCATACATTTCCGGTCTCACGCTGCCCGCGACGGACGGCGGCACCCTGTCGCGTGTGGCGATGATGTTCGAGGAAGACACTCCGACTCCGACCCTTCCCGTCGACTGA
- a CDS encoding FAD-dependent oxidoreductase, with protein MAHVVTQSCCNDASCVAVCPVDCIHPTPNEPGYGRAEMLYIDPVGCIDCGACIDACPVDAILPDYDLTPETARYEEINAAYYLNREPLAPAVEPPGAAEVQVSERALLRVAIVGSGPSGCYAAESLLSRIGPAVEVSFFEKLATPFGLIRFGVAPDHQGTKAVASLFQKTASRKNVDFYLNVEVGEHLTHDDLLAHHDAVIYAVGAPADCALGIPGEDLSGSHSATEFVAWYNGHPDQAHRTFDLSGERAVIIGNGNVALDVARVLVAGTAELAKTDIAPHALEALSESRIREVLVVGRRGPAQAAYTSPELLALGYLPGVNVSVQPGEMVGEAQAGGRADPIEAMKARIVAEFAAAPHAPENKRIALRYLLSPAELMGRGRVEGIRLVRNELVQDPDGHSRAVPTSVVEDIDCGLVLRSVGYRGIPVAGIPVSGARSTMQNDGGRVLDPDSGSPMPGVYTVGWIKRGPSGVIGTNKACAAETVDKLVDDFQAGRLTVPAAGRQELRSLVADRRPERIDYDGWKAIDAHERRLGRESGRPRVKLVDTASMVEIATRAAVSV; from the coding sequence TTGGCTCATGTAGTTACGCAATCCTGCTGCAACGACGCGAGTTGCGTCGCGGTGTGCCCCGTCGATTGCATCCATCCCACTCCGAACGAGCCCGGCTACGGCCGGGCGGAGATGCTGTACATCGATCCGGTCGGTTGCATCGACTGCGGCGCCTGTATCGACGCGTGCCCGGTCGACGCGATTCTCCCCGACTATGACCTGACGCCGGAAACTGCGCGCTACGAGGAGATCAACGCGGCGTACTACCTGAACAGGGAGCCGCTCGCCCCGGCCGTGGAACCGCCCGGTGCCGCGGAGGTCCAGGTATCCGAACGCGCGTTGCTGCGGGTGGCGATCGTCGGGTCCGGGCCGTCCGGTTGCTACGCGGCCGAGAGCCTGCTGTCCCGGATCGGTCCCGCCGTGGAAGTTTCCTTCTTCGAGAAGCTTGCGACACCGTTCGGGCTGATCCGATTCGGTGTGGCACCGGACCATCAGGGGACCAAGGCGGTCGCCTCGCTGTTCCAGAAGACGGCGTCGCGGAAGAACGTGGACTTCTACCTCAACGTCGAGGTCGGCGAACACCTGACTCACGACGACCTGCTCGCGCATCACGACGCGGTGATCTACGCGGTCGGCGCTCCTGCCGATTGTGCGCTGGGGATTCCCGGCGAGGATCTTTCCGGAAGCCACTCGGCGACGGAATTCGTGGCCTGGTACAACGGTCATCCCGACCAGGCGCACCGCACCTTCGACTTGTCGGGTGAGCGTGCCGTGATCATCGGCAACGGGAATGTGGCGCTGGACGTGGCCCGGGTTCTCGTCGCGGGCACCGCCGAACTGGCGAAAACCGACATCGCCCCGCACGCGTTGGAAGCGTTGTCGGAGAGCAGGATCAGAGAAGTGCTCGTCGTCGGACGGCGCGGTCCGGCGCAAGCGGCGTACACGAGCCCGGAGTTGCTCGCACTCGGCTACCTGCCCGGCGTGAATGTCTCGGTGCAGCCCGGGGAGATGGTGGGGGAGGCGCAGGCGGGTGGGCGAGCCGACCCGATCGAGGCGATGAAAGCCAGGATCGTCGCAGAATTCGCTGCGGCCCCGCACGCGCCGGAGAACAAGCGTATTGCGTTGCGCTATCTGCTCTCTCCGGCCGAACTGATGGGACGAGGCCGGGTGGAGGGAATCCGCCTGGTCCGCAACGAGCTGGTTCAGGATCCGGACGGCCACTCGCGCGCGGTGCCGACAAGCGTCGTCGAGGACATCGATTGCGGGCTGGTCCTGCGATCGGTGGGGTACCGGGGGATCCCGGTTGCGGGGATTCCCGTGTCGGGTGCGCGCTCGACGATGCAGAACGACGGAGGTCGTGTGCTGGATCCGGATTCGGGAAGTCCGATGCCGGGCGTGTATACCGTCGGGTGGATCAAGCGTGGTCCTTCCGGCGTCATCGGCACCAACAAGGCCTGCGCCGCCGAAACTGTCGACAAACTGGTCGACGACTTCCAGGCCGGTCGATTGACCGTTCCCGCGGCCGGGCGGCAGGAGCTCCGCAGCCTCGTCGCGGATCGAAGGCCCGAGCGTATCGACTACGACGGATGGAAGGCGATCGACGCGCACGAGCGGCGACTCGGCAGAGAATCCGGCCGCCCGCGCGTGAAGCTGGTCGACACCGCCTCCATGGTTGAAATTGCTACGCGTGCAGCAGTTTCCGTATGA
- a CDS encoding MlaE family ABC transporter permease, translating to MIEEIGQVTVFSVKTVALLPKTLRHYRKQTMTTMNNMAWGNGSLVVDGGVVSLMFFLGLAVGAVVAIQAFMAFDLLGFGALTGIIGSFGNVRVIAPIITGIGFAAQAGCRMTAEIGSMRISEEIDATESMGLQAIPFVVGTRLIGSMLIVIPGYLMALVVSFFTGGLIIKTFHRQPSGTYDHYFSQFLSVPDLMASLLKAVVFCAVVTMIHCYYGYFADGGPAGVGAASGRAIRASLVAIVVLNFCMTVAIWGLSPELVFKG from the coding sequence GTGATCGAAGAAATCGGTCAGGTCACGGTCTTTTCCGTCAAGACGGTCGCATTGCTGCCCAAAACGCTGCGGCACTACCGCAAGCAGACCATGACCACCATGAACAACATGGCGTGGGGGAACGGATCCCTCGTCGTCGACGGCGGTGTCGTCAGCCTGATGTTCTTCCTGGGACTGGCTGTCGGCGCCGTGGTCGCGATCCAGGCGTTCATGGCCTTCGATCTGCTGGGATTCGGGGCGTTGACCGGCATCATCGGATCGTTCGGCAATGTCCGGGTCATCGCCCCGATCATCACCGGAATCGGATTCGCCGCGCAGGCCGGCTGCCGGATGACCGCCGAGATCGGCTCGATGCGCATCTCCGAGGAGATCGACGCCACCGAATCGATGGGCCTGCAGGCCATTCCGTTCGTGGTCGGGACGCGGCTGATCGGAAGCATGCTCATCGTGATCCCCGGGTATCTGATGGCGCTCGTGGTCAGTTTCTTCACCGGAGGGTTGATCATCAAGACGTTTCACCGTCAGCCGTCGGGCACCTACGACCATTACTTCAGTCAATTTCTCAGTGTTCCCGACCTGATGGCGTCGCTCCTCAAGGCAGTCGTCTTCTGCGCCGTCGTCACGATGATCCATTGCTACTACGGATACTTCGCGGACGGTGGGCCCGCCGGTGTGGGCGCGGCGTCCGGGCGCGCGATCCGGGCGAGCCTCGTCGCGATCGTCGTCCTGAATTTCTGTATGACTGTGGCGATCTGGGGTCTCAGTCCCGAACTGGTGTTCAAAGGATGA
- a CDS encoding alpha/beta fold hydrolase, producing MTSSSRTIAFRALAGAAGVAAAAAAVAAIRSKRATRGLTLSTEVAPNELLRTPDLRPDVTEILTDDGATLYVRAYGPVDGDPIVLSHGWTCSTEYWYPQVNALAEEYRVITYDQRGHGRSSVGSLPLGPDVLADDLSEVLKATVREDKKAVLVGHSMGGMSIMAWAGRHPDEVGKYASAVLLASTACDRLVAETTVIPLPNRFPRVPVPVGRAVLSTPVPLVSSPVMTRALQYVSMSPNATRAEVQFCENIVRDCKPRIRGGWGAALSGLDIHEALDNLDVPTTVLVGSMDRLTPPVHARKLARVLDEAGHLERLIVLPGVGHMSSVESIDEFDKEIVRLRNL from the coding sequence ATGACCAGCAGTTCGCGCACCATCGCCTTCCGGGCGCTCGCAGGCGCAGCCGGGGTCGCCGCCGCCGCAGCAGCGGTAGCGGCAATCCGTTCCAAGCGGGCCACCCGCGGGTTGACGTTGTCGACCGAGGTCGCCCCGAACGAGTTGCTGCGCACCCCGGACCTGCGCCCGGACGTGACGGAGATCCTCACCGACGACGGCGCGACGCTGTACGTTCGCGCCTACGGTCCGGTGGACGGCGATCCCATTGTGCTGAGCCATGGTTGGACCTGTTCGACCGAGTACTGGTACCCACAGGTGAACGCGCTCGCCGAGGAGTACCGCGTCATCACCTACGACCAGCGAGGGCACGGCCGCAGCTCGGTCGGCTCGCTCCCGCTCGGCCCCGACGTCCTCGCCGACGACCTGTCGGAGGTACTGAAGGCGACGGTGCGCGAAGACAAGAAGGCCGTGCTCGTAGGCCACAGCATGGGCGGCATGAGCATCATGGCGTGGGCAGGCAGGCACCCGGACGAGGTCGGGAAATATGCGTCGGCGGTCCTGCTCGCCAGCACCGCGTGCGACCGGCTCGTCGCCGAGACCACCGTCATCCCGCTACCGAATCGCTTTCCGCGCGTGCCGGTTCCGGTCGGCCGCGCCGTTCTGAGCACGCCCGTGCCGTTGGTGTCTTCGCCGGTGATGACGCGCGCGCTGCAGTACGTGTCGATGTCGCCGAACGCCACTCGCGCCGAGGTCCAGTTCTGCGAGAACATCGTCCGGGACTGCAAGCCGCGCATCCGCGGCGGCTGGGGGGCTGCGCTCAGCGGCCTCGACATCCACGAGGCGCTCGACAACCTCGACGTCCCGACCACGGTGCTCGTCGGTTCCATGGACCGGTTGACCCCACCCGTCCACGCCCGCAAGCTTGCTCGCGTCCTGGACGAGGCCGGTCACCTCGAGCGGCTGATCGTCCTGCCCGGCGTCGGCCACATGAGTTCCGTCGAGAGCATCGACGAGTTCGACAAGGAGATCGTGCGGCTGCGAAACCTCTGA
- a CDS encoding ABC transporter permease, whose amino-acid sequence MGKYLKETPIRSLATLGRSGELAANILRYTVSDTIALRLPLEEVATQMWKLLKVTALPALLMAVPIGAEVSVQVGGIMNQVGANSLAGAASGLGVVGQGAPMAAGLLMSGAAASAIASDLGARAIREEIEAIRVMGIDPVQRLVVPRFIAMIAIAPMLCIVIVAAGVAAGLVISANVNDVVPGSFWQSFGSFATPTDLVFSVLKSVIFAALVVLIASLRGLEAKGGPKGVANAVNASVVLSVFCIFMTNLVVSQIQMMFFPARLA is encoded by the coding sequence GTGGGGAAATACCTGAAGGAGACGCCCATCCGCAGCCTCGCGACGCTGGGCCGATCGGGTGAGCTCGCGGCGAACATTCTGAGATACACGGTGTCCGACACGATCGCCCTCCGATTGCCTCTCGAGGAGGTGGCCACCCAGATGTGGAAGCTCCTCAAGGTCACCGCACTGCCCGCGCTGCTGATGGCGGTGCCGATCGGTGCCGAGGTCTCGGTGCAGGTCGGTGGAATCATGAACCAGGTCGGCGCGAACTCGCTGGCAGGAGCGGCCAGTGGTCTGGGCGTGGTGGGGCAGGGGGCGCCGATGGCGGCGGGACTTCTGATGAGCGGCGCGGCCGCATCGGCGATCGCGTCCGACCTCGGTGCCCGCGCGATCCGCGAGGAGATCGAAGCGATCCGGGTCATGGGGATCGACCCGGTCCAGCGACTGGTCGTTCCGCGGTTCATCGCGATGATCGCCATCGCGCCGATGCTGTGCATCGTCATCGTCGCGGCGGGTGTGGCGGCGGGACTGGTGATTTCGGCCAACGTCAACGACGTGGTGCCCGGAAGTTTCTGGCAGTCGTTCGGCTCGTTCGCGACACCGACCGATCTGGTCTTCTCCGTCCTCAAGTCGGTGATCTTCGCGGCGCTCGTCGTGTTGATCGCAAGCCTGCGAGGTCTCGAAGCCAAGGGCGGCCCGAAAGGCGTGGCCAACGCGGTCAATGCCTCGGTGGTGCTCAGTGTCTTCTGCATCTTCATGACCAATCTCGTGGTCAGCCAGATTCAGATGATGTTCTTTCCGGCCCGGTTGGCGTGA
- a CDS encoding cytochrome P450, whose protein sequence is MTTTQLPDKLVVDFDVYDQTLAMPEDVFQERAAELRAIGPVVYSTAHGGHWIVTRYEEIHQVLRDPETFSSYPNNLVNAGQGKFIPIELDPPEHTFYRQALQPLFSPKRMKELEPQIRDVINELIDAFVARGETEFISEFAHELPTRVFLALMGWPLEDAEMFTKTTDVALQGIPGGTEEESAKAREDAANQIFGYFGAIVAGVRSGENTSDSLTAQIINTPIEMEDGVRLLTDEELYRMFFLLLIAGLHTVQGSLAWGIIHLANNPGQRQEIVDDPDTIPAAVEEILRIEAAVIAGRRATREVELGGVTIAQGDQLIVLLCSANRDGGEFEDPDELRIDRSPNRHLSFGAGPHRCIGSHLARIELKLAMEAIHRRLPDYRLVPEDPPILHATQVRGCIRLPITFTPSS, encoded by the coding sequence GTGACGACTACCCAACTACCCGACAAGCTCGTCGTGGACTTCGACGTCTACGACCAGACCTTGGCGATGCCCGAGGACGTATTCCAGGAACGTGCCGCGGAGCTGAGGGCCATCGGGCCCGTCGTGTATTCCACGGCTCACGGCGGACACTGGATCGTGACGCGTTACGAGGAAATCCATCAGGTCCTGCGTGATCCGGAGACGTTCTCCAGCTACCCGAACAACCTCGTGAACGCGGGCCAGGGAAAATTCATCCCGATCGAGCTCGACCCGCCGGAGCACACGTTCTACCGGCAGGCGCTGCAACCGCTGTTCAGTCCCAAGCGGATGAAGGAACTCGAGCCCCAGATCCGCGACGTCATCAACGAGCTCATCGACGCCTTCGTGGCGCGCGGTGAAACCGAGTTCATCTCGGAGTTCGCCCACGAACTGCCGACCCGGGTGTTCCTGGCCCTCATGGGCTGGCCGCTCGAAGACGCCGAGATGTTCACCAAGACGACGGACGTTGCACTGCAGGGCATTCCCGGTGGAACGGAGGAAGAATCCGCGAAGGCGCGTGAGGATGCGGCCAATCAGATCTTCGGCTACTTCGGTGCCATCGTGGCCGGGGTGCGCTCGGGTGAGAACACCTCGGACAGCCTGACCGCGCAGATCATCAACACCCCGATCGAGATGGAGGACGGTGTACGGCTGCTCACCGACGAAGAGCTGTACCGCATGTTCTTCCTCCTGCTCATCGCGGGCCTGCACACCGTCCAGGGATCACTTGCCTGGGGAATCATCCACCTCGCGAACAATCCGGGCCAGCGGCAGGAGATCGTGGACGATCCCGACACCATCCCGGCCGCGGTGGAGGAGATCCTGAGGATCGAGGCTGCCGTCATCGCGGGCCGGCGAGCGACCCGTGAGGTCGAGCTCGGCGGAGTCACGATCGCGCAGGGCGACCAGCTCATCGTGCTGCTCTGCTCGGCGAACCGCGACGGTGGCGAGTTCGAGGATCCCGACGAGCTGCGCATCGACCGCTCGCCGAACCGTCACCTGTCGTTCGGTGCCGGGCCGCATCGGTGCATCGGGTCTCACCTGGCTCGAATCGAGCTCAAACTGGCCATGGAGGCGATTCACCGGCGGTTGCCCGACTACCGCCTCGTTCCGGAGGACCCGCCGATCCTGCACGCCACGCAGGTGCGCGGTTGCATCCGGCTCCCGATCACCTTCACGCCCTCGTCCTAG
- a CDS encoding ferredoxin: protein MTIHAQNREQSLKVDRSACAGHGLCYGAAPDIVDCDDQGYPVVVAEPVPAELRDQLGALVEMCPERALSVELPTSEG from the coding sequence ATGACCATTCATGCGCAGAACCGTGAGCAGTCGTTGAAAGTCGACCGATCCGCCTGTGCGGGGCACGGCCTCTGCTACGGCGCGGCGCCCGACATAGTCGACTGCGACGACCAGGGCTACCCCGTCGTCGTGGCCGAACCGGTTCCCGCGGAACTACGAGACCAACTGGGCGCCCTCGTCGAGATGTGCCCCGAACGCGCGCTGAGCGTCGAACTCCCGACTTCGGAAGGCTGA
- a CDS encoding MerR family transcriptional regulator, whose protein sequence is MKEYRIDDLAREARVSVRNVRVYQDRGLLPPPRKQGRTGWYNESHLARLHLIGRMLDRGYTFATISELLTAAHYGLQVKDVLETDDPGSRWKKRRRAARLTIAELKRMFGAQTTEANIARGTELGVLVPAGDAYSVNNPRLVEAAQVLVDAGIPLEDVLEQTAAVRRALSDVAARFVAVVADRYLAAEGEPLELDEAKVSDIARLVDQMRPLAHDAVQSLFEEAMEEQISQALGRAARQLGETPGPASGTDTNRAS, encoded by the coding sequence ATGAAGGAGTACCGGATCGACGACCTCGCCCGCGAGGCGCGGGTGAGCGTGCGCAACGTGCGCGTCTACCAGGACCGCGGACTACTCCCGCCGCCGCGGAAGCAGGGGCGCACGGGGTGGTACAACGAATCGCACCTCGCCCGGCTGCACCTGATCGGGCGCATGCTCGATCGCGGCTACACGTTCGCGACCATCAGCGAGCTGCTCACCGCCGCGCACTACGGACTCCAGGTCAAGGACGTTCTGGAAACCGACGACCCGGGAAGCCGCTGGAAGAAGCGCAGGCGGGCGGCACGCCTGACGATCGCCGAGCTGAAACGCATGTTCGGGGCGCAGACCACCGAGGCCAACATCGCCCGCGGCACCGAACTCGGTGTGCTCGTTCCCGCCGGAGACGCCTATTCGGTGAACAATCCGAGACTGGTCGAGGCGGCGCAGGTGCTCGTCGACGCCGGCATCCCGCTCGAGGACGTCCTCGAGCAGACGGCGGCGGTGCGACGTGCCCTCTCGGACGTCGCCGCGCGGTTCGTCGCCGTCGTCGCGGACCGCTATCTCGCGGCCGAGGGTGAGCCACTCGAACTCGACGAGGCGAAGGTCTCGGACATCGCGCGACTCGTCGACCAGATGCGTCCCCTCGCACACGACGCCGTCCAGTCGCTGTTCGAAGAAGCGATGGAGGAGCAGATCTCCCAGGCCCTCGGGCGGGCGGCCCGGCAACTCGGCGAGACGCCGGGTCCGGCGTCGGGCACAGACACCAACAGAGCAAGTTAG
- a CDS encoding ABC transporter ATP-binding protein — protein sequence MVGVEVSVEGLTKSFGSQRIWQDVTLTLPAGEVSALLGPSGTGKSVFLKSLIGLLRPEQGSIVIDGTNILECSSKELYEIRKLFGVLFQDGALFGSMNLFDNVAFPLREHTKKSESEIRKIVMEKMELVGLLGAEDKLPGEISGGMRKRAGLARALVLDPQIILVDEPDSGLDPVRTTYISQTLIDINAEIDATILIVSHNINLARTVPDNIGMLFRRHLVMFGPREVLLTSEEPVVKQFLNGTMIGPIGMSEEKDEAQMAQEQAMVDAGHHAGGVDDVEGIVPQMKATPGMPFRQAVARRQERVRHIMHTLPENAQIAIQESLGADCLDDEWASNDADTQALPVITGVAQ from the coding sequence ATGGTGGGAGTGGAGGTATCCGTCGAGGGACTGACCAAGTCCTTCGGCTCGCAGAGGATCTGGCAGGACGTCACGCTGACCCTTCCGGCCGGTGAGGTCAGTGCGTTGCTCGGGCCGTCGGGCACGGGTAAGTCGGTGTTCTTGAAGTCGCTGATCGGTCTGCTCCGTCCGGAGCAGGGGTCGATCGTGATCGACGGCACCAACATTCTGGAGTGCTCGTCGAAGGAGTTGTACGAGATCCGGAAGTTGTTCGGGGTGCTGTTCCAGGACGGTGCGTTGTTCGGGTCGATGAACCTGTTCGACAACGTGGCGTTCCCGTTGCGGGAGCACACGAAGAAGTCCGAATCCGAGATCCGCAAGATCGTGATGGAGAAGATGGAGCTGGTCGGTCTGCTGGGGGCCGAGGACAAGCTGCCGGGGGAGATTTCCGGTGGTATGCGCAAGCGTGCCGGGTTGGCGCGGGCGCTGGTTTTGGATCCGCAGATCATCTTGGTGGACGAGCCGGATTCGGGTTTGGATCCGGTGCGTACCACCTACATTTCGCAGACGTTGATCGATATCAATGCGGAGATCGATGCGACGATTCTGATCGTGTCGCACAACATCAATCTGGCGCGGACGGTGCCGGACAACATCGGGATGTTGTTCCGTCGTCATCTGGTGATGTTCGGTCCGCGGGAGGTGTTGTTGACCTCGGAGGAGCCGGTGGTCAAGCAGTTCCTGAACGGCACCATGATCGGTCCGATCGGGATGTCGGAGGAGAAGGACGAGGCGCAGATGGCGCAGGAGCAGGCGATGGTCGATGCCGGGCATCATGCCGGTGGTGTCGATGATGTGGAGGGGATCGTTCCGCAGATGAAGGCGACGCCGGGGATGCCGTTCCGGCAGGCGGTGGCGCGTCGTCAGGAGCGGGTGCGGCACATCATGCACACGTTGCCGGAGAACGCCCAGATCGCGATCCAGGAAAGCCTCGGAGCGGACTGCCTCGACGACGAGTGGGCCTCGAACGACGCGGATACGCAGGCTCTTCCGGTGATCACAGGAGTGGCACAGTGA
- the tadA gene encoding major lipid droplet protein TadA yields the protein MTDQKTIDSVKTSLYAAVGAGDVVVQAVADVVAQVRSRAESTQGDVEERVGGAKERFAGLQEEVTEGVENLRDRLAGLPSELPEELAELREKFTADELRKVAEAYLKVASDLYTSLAERGEDTVERIRKQPVVEEGIGRAETAFGDAVELTEEALGTVARQTRAVGEQAAKLAGLASGRISDTAEGLGEAIADAGDEAALKVLDLGDQAEEASKDAADRVTATAADVADKTAPAKHAAPAPAKKAAPAKAAATPAPAKKAAPAPAKKAAPAKKA from the coding sequence ATGACTGACCAGAAGACCATCGACAGCGTCAAGACCTCGCTGTACGCGGCCGTAGGTGCCGGAGACGTCGTGGTGCAGGCCGTGGCCGACGTCGTCGCCCAGGTCCGCTCGCGCGCCGAGTCCACCCAGGGTGACGTCGAAGAGCGCGTCGGCGGCGCCAAGGAGCGCTTCGCCGGACTGCAGGAAGAGGTCACCGAGGGTGTCGAGAACCTTCGCGACCGCCTTGCCGGACTGCCGTCCGAGCTGCCCGAGGAGCTTGCCGAGCTGCGTGAGAAGTTCACCGCCGACGAGCTGCGCAAGGTCGCCGAGGCCTACCTGAAGGTCGCATCCGACCTGTACACGTCCCTCGCCGAGCGCGGCGAGGACACCGTCGAGCGCATCCGCAAGCAGCCGGTCGTCGAGGAGGGTATCGGCCGCGCCGAGACCGCCTTCGGTGACGCCGTCGAGCTGACCGAGGAAGCTCTCGGCACCGTGGCCCGCCAGACGCGCGCCGTGGGCGAGCAGGCCGCGAAGCTCGCGGGCCTCGCCTCGGGTCGTATCTCCGACACCGCCGAGGGACTCGGCGAGGCCATCGCCGACGCCGGCGACGAGGCTGCCCTGAAGGTTCTCGACCTGGGCGATCAGGCCGAGGAGGCGTCGAAGGACGCCGCCGATCGCGTCACCGCCACTGCGGCCGACGTCGCCGACAAGACCGCTCCGGCCAAGCACGCTGCTCCGGCCCCCGCGAAGAAGGCTGCTCCGGCCAAGGCCGCGGCAACTCCGGCTCCCGCCAAGAAGGCTGCTCCGGCCCCCGCGAAGAAGGCTGCTCCGGCCAAGAAGGCTTGA
- a CDS encoding TetR/AcrR family transcriptional regulator translates to MARRKTAGVLSQDADVARSQILVAAQTMILRFGIAKTTMEDIAKEAGVSRPTVYRYFQDRETLTTELIRWRSRQTLERGRKFLMECATFEDRLIEGLIYLVYDGINDPIVRILVSPEHVGGDSWLETIPLATSLTTELWGPIFDDAKADGEMRVDIDTDEACSWITLVQLMLAPRLDNSDPADPSHRQMMRQFVLPAFLP, encoded by the coding sequence ATGGCAAGAAGAAAGACCGCCGGGGTCCTGAGTCAGGACGCCGATGTGGCACGGTCTCAGATACTCGTGGCTGCTCAGACGATGATTCTTCGATTCGGTATCGCGAAGACGACCATGGAGGACATCGCGAAGGAGGCGGGGGTGTCTCGCCCGACCGTCTACCGGTACTTCCAGGATCGCGAAACGCTCACCACCGAGTTGATCAGGTGGCGATCGCGTCAGACGCTCGAGCGCGGCCGGAAGTTCCTGATGGAATGCGCGACGTTCGAGGACAGGCTGATCGAAGGCCTCATCTACCTGGTCTACGACGGGATCAACGATCCGATCGTACGCATCCTCGTCAGCCCCGAACACGTCGGCGGGGATTCGTGGCTCGAGACGATCCCTCTCGCGACGAGTCTCACCACCGAGCTGTGGGGGCCGATCTTCGACGACGCCAAAGCCGACGGCGAGATGCGGGTGGATATCGACACCGACGAGGCGTGCTCCTGGATCACCCTCGTGCAGCTGATGCTCGCACCGCGACTGGACAATTCGGATCCTGCCGATCCCTCGCACCGGCAGATGATGAGGCAGTTCGTCCTACCGGCCTTCCTGCCCTAG
- a CDS encoding DUF2516 family protein has product MIQVDGVVSVILLVIRIVALGGAAFALFHAARQRKDAFTAVDKLSKPIWLSILAVAFLVLLLFPAVQLFGIVAVVAVCVYLVDVRPRVDDVQRGPRW; this is encoded by the coding sequence GTGATTCAAGTTGACGGCGTCGTCTCGGTGATCTTGTTGGTGATTCGCATCGTCGCTCTGGGTGGTGCGGCGTTCGCGCTGTTTCACGCGGCCCGCCAGCGCAAGGACGCATTCACCGCCGTGGACAAGCTGAGCAAACCGATCTGGCTGAGCATTCTCGCCGTCGCGTTCCTCGTTCTCCTGCTGTTCCCGGCGGTTCAGTTGTTCGGCATCGTCGCGGTCGTCGCGGTGTGCGTCTACCTCGTGGACGTGCGCCCCCGGGTCGACGACGTCCAGCGCGGGCCTCGCTGGTAG